A single genomic interval of Litoreibacter ponti harbors:
- a CDS encoding tripartite tricarboxylate transporter permease, whose protein sequence is MLEGLLIGLQTAMSFQNLAMVIAGCLIGTFIGMLPGLGPMSIIAIMIPVAISMGDPSAALILLAGVYYGAIFGGSTSSILLNAPGVAGTVASSFDGYPMARQGKAGKALTIAAIASFAGGTIGAILLMVFAPMLSSVALLFHSAEYFALMVVGLSAIAAFAGTGQVGKALLMTVLGLIMATVGEGALFNLPRFTGGIMDLQSGFGFITLAMAMFALPEALFLVLKPKDAGSADGEIKDLRITGAEARSIAPVIGRQSIQGFFIGVLPGAGATIASFLGYAVERNIAPKHEQDEFGKGSIKGLAAPETANNAACTGSFVPLLTLGIPGSGTTAILLGALIALNVSPGPRLMIDEPQIFWAVIMSMFIGNLVLLILNLPLIPYIAKVLAIPRNYLIPFILFFTLMGAYIGQNNATELLILVAFGICATALKFADYPLAPLLIGFILGGMLENNFARSMQLYDGVSFIWERPMTLGLLVIAAILILLPSYRARRARLRAQGVADGD, encoded by the coding sequence ATGCTCGAAGGACTTCTGATCGGCCTGCAAACGGCCATGTCATTCCAGAACCTCGCGATGGTGATCGCGGGCTGCCTGATCGGCACGTTCATCGGCATGTTGCCGGGGCTGGGGCCGATGTCGATTATCGCGATCATGATCCCGGTGGCGATCTCCATGGGCGATCCGTCTGCCGCGCTGATCCTGCTGGCGGGGGTCTATTACGGCGCGATTTTCGGCGGCTCCACCTCGTCGATCCTGCTGAATGCGCCGGGTGTTGCGGGCACCGTGGCGTCGAGCTTCGACGGCTATCCGATGGCCCGCCAAGGCAAGGCAGGCAAGGCGCTGACCATTGCCGCAATCGCGAGCTTCGCGGGCGGCACGATCGGCGCGATCTTGTTGATGGTCTTCGCGCCGATGCTGTCCTCGGTCGCATTGCTGTTCCACTCGGCGGAGTATTTCGCGCTGATGGTCGTGGGCCTGTCGGCCATCGCGGCCTTCGCGGGCACGGGGCAGGTGGGCAAGGCGCTGCTGATGACCGTGCTGGGCCTGATCATGGCCACCGTGGGCGAGGGGGCGCTGTTCAACCTGCCGCGCTTCACTGGCGGGATCATGGACCTGCAATCGGGCTTTGGCTTCATCACGCTGGCCATGGCGATGTTCGCCCTGCCAGAGGCGCTGTTTCTGGTCCTGAAGCCCAAGGACGCCGGCAGCGCCGATGGCGAGATCAAGGATCTGCGCATCACCGGGGCGGAGGCGCGCTCCATCGCGCCGGTCATCGGTCGGCAATCCATTCAGGGCTTCTTCATCGGCGTGCTGCCCGGCGCGGGGGCGACAATTGCCAGCTTCCTTGGCTACGCGGTCGAGCGCAACATTGCACCGAAGCACGAGCAGGACGAGTTCGGCAAAGGCTCGATCAAAGGGCTTGCCGCGCCTGAGACGGCGAACAACGCCGCCTGCACCGGCTCCTTCGTGCCGCTGCTGACGCTGGGCATCCCCGGCTCCGGCACCACTGCGATCCTGCTCGGCGCGTTGATCGCGCTGAACGTCTCGCCCGGTCCTCGCCTGATGATCGACGAGCCGCAGATTTTCTGGGCGGTCATCATGTCGATGTTCATCGGCAACCTGGTGCTGCTGATCCTGAACCTGCCGCTGATCCCCTATATCGCCAAGGTGCTGGCGATCCCGCGCAACTACCTGATCCCGTTCATTTTGTTCTTCACCCTGATGGGGGCCTATATCGGGCAGAACAACGCGACCGAGCTCTTGATCCTAGTGGCTTTCGGCATCTGCGCGACGGCGCTGAAATTCGCGGACTATCCGCTCGCGCCGCTGCTCATCGGCTTCATCCTGGGCGGCATGCTTGAGAACAACTTTGCCCGCTCGATGCAGCTTTACGACGGCGTGTCCTTCATCTGGGAACGCCCCATGACGCTTGGCCTGCTGGTGATCGCCGCGATCCTGATCCTGCTGCCCAGCTACCGCGCCCGCCGCGCGCGGCTGCGCGCGCAGGGCGTGGCGGACGGCGACTAG
- a CDS encoding tripartite tricarboxylate transporter TctB family protein, with product MALDRWIALILLGICLTYGYTAWFTMDASLAPFMKRNPIWPSTFPKVLSVLATLACLSILLGLEKSEAKEPEIDYRRLHEYKLGQAVMLLALMAAYALCLRPLGFLISTTAFLVLGSFILGERKWLVMIPIALTATGVVWYLVQEVLGIYMRPLPGFLGG from the coding sequence ATGGCGCTCGATCGCTGGATTGCACTGATATTGTTAGGCATTTGTCTGACCTACGGCTACACGGCCTGGTTCACGATGGATGCCTCGCTCGCGCCCTTCATGAAGCGTAACCCGATCTGGCCCTCGACTTTCCCAAAAGTGCTGTCGGTGCTGGCGACGCTCGCCTGCCTGTCGATCCTGCTGGGCCTCGAGAAATCCGAGGCGAAAGAGCCGGAAATCGACTACCGCCGCCTGCATGAATACAAGCTCGGCCAAGCGGTGATGTTGCTGGCGCTGATGGCCGCTTACGCGCTGTGCCTGCGCCCGCTGGGATTTCTGATCTCCACCACTGCCTTTCTCGTTCTCGGCTCGTTCATCCTGGGCGAGCGCAAATGGCTGGTGATGATCCCTATCGCGCTGACCGCGACCGGGGTGGTCTGGTATCTGGTCCAAGAGGTTCTTGGCATCTACATGCGCCCGCTGCCGGGCTTTCTGGGAGGCTGA
- a CDS encoding tripartite tricarboxylate transporter substrate binding protein, whose product MTTLKLGRRALMAAAVAALSFGTSAHADGHQVVDSIHFLIPGGAGGGWDGTARGTGEALTNAGLVGSASYENMSGGGGGKAIGYLIENAESNHGTLMVNSTPIVIRSLTGVFPQSFRDLTLVAGTIGDYAAIVVGKDSPINNMDDLLAAYDADPSGTAIGGGSVPGGMDHLVAAMAMEAAGKDALNVKYIPYDAGGKAMAALLSGEIAALSTGFSEAVDLANAGEVKIIGVTSDERVPAAPDAMTLKEQGIDTTFVNWRGFFGAPGLPADKTAAYQDAIAKMYDTPEWEEVRARNGWVNIHNPGDDFKAFLEDQEKVIGDLMKKLGFL is encoded by the coding sequence ATGACGACATTGAAACTGGGCCGCAGGGCCCTGATGGCGGCTGCTGTGGCGGCCCTGAGCTTTGGCACCAGCGCACATGCGGACGGCCATCAGGTTGTGGACAGCATCCACTTCCTGATCCCCGGCGGCGCTGGCGGCGGCTGGGACGGTACCGCTCGCGGCACCGGCGAAGCGCTGACGAATGCGGGCCTTGTCGGCTCCGCATCTTACGAGAACATGTCGGGCGGCGGCGGCGGCAAGGCCATCGGCTACCTGATCGAGAACGCCGAAAGCAACCACGGCACGCTGATGGTCAACTCGACCCCCATCGTGATCCGCTCGCTGACGGGCGTGTTCCCGCAGAGCTTCCGCGACCTGACCCTCGTGGCTGGCACCATCGGTGACTACGCGGCCATCGTGGTGGGCAAGGACAGCCCGATCAACAACATGGACGACCTGCTGGCCGCCTATGACGCCGACCCGTCCGGCACCGCAATCGGCGGCGGCTCGGTTCCGGGCGGCATGGACCACCTTGTGGCGGCCATGGCGATGGAAGCGGCGGGCAAAGATGCGCTCAACGTGAAATACATCCCTTACGACGCTGGCGGCAAAGCCATGGCAGCGCTGCTGTCGGGCGAGATCGCGGCCTTGTCGACCGGCTTCTCCGAGGCGGTTGATCTGGCGAACGCGGGCGAAGTGAAAATCATCGGCGTGACCTCGGACGAGCGGGTGCCCGCGGCCCCCGACGCCATGACCCTGAAAGAGCAGGGCATCGACACGACCTTCGTCAACTGGCGTGGCTTCTTTGGCGCCCCGGGCCTGCCTGCGGACAAGACCGCCGCTTATCAGGACGCCATCGCCAAGATGTATGACACGCCCGAGTGGGAAGAAGTGCGCGCACGCAACGGGTGGGTGAACATCCACAACCCCGGCGACGACTTCAAAGCCTTCCTCGAGGACCAGGAAAAGGTCATCGGCGATCTGATGAAGAAGCTCGGCTTCCTCTAA
- a CDS encoding response regulator transcription factor: protein MKFLLVEDNQELAHAVSSRMSLDGHVVDHAGNLEDAIAFSETGEYDLILLDIMLPDGDGRSFLKRHRAGQKDTPVIVLTARSQVSDRISILDLGADDYVTKPFDHAELQARCRAVLRRQAGKAQTVQVLGDVTFDPVAGHLKVGETQVDLRNRELRLLELLIGAPGQIFSKQKLVDRLFSYDEDVSENAVEVYIGRLRKHLERSNLRITTLRGLGYRLDHD, encoded by the coding sequence ATGAAATTCCTGCTTGTCGAGGACAACCAAGAGCTGGCGCACGCGGTCTCGAGCCGGATGAGCCTCGACGGGCATGTCGTTGATCATGCGGGCAATTTGGAAGATGCAATCGCCTTCTCCGAGACCGGGGAATACGACCTGATCCTGCTCGATATCATGTTGCCCGATGGCGATGGGCGCAGCTTCCTCAAACGCCATCGCGCGGGCCAGAAGGACACGCCGGTGATCGTTCTGACCGCCCGCAGCCAGGTGTCCGACAGAATCAGCATCCTTGATCTGGGCGCCGATGACTACGTCACCAAGCCCTTTGACCATGCAGAGCTGCAGGCCCGCTGCCGCGCCGTGTTGCGCCGCCAAGCGGGCAAGGCGCAGACGGTGCAAGTGCTGGGTGATGTCACGTTTGATCCAGTGGCCGGCCACCTGAAAGTTGGTGAGACACAAGTGGACCTGCGCAACCGGGAGCTGCGCCTGCTGGAGCTTCTGATCGGCGCGCCGGGGCAGATTTTCTCAAAGCAAAAGCTGGTGGATCGGCTGTTTTCCTACGACGAGGACGTCTCCGAGAACGCGGTGGAGGTCTATATCGGCCGGTTGCGCAAGCATCTTGAGCGCTCAAACCTGAGGATCACCACCCTGCGCGGCCTCGGCTATCGGCTGGACCATGACTGA
- a CDS encoding sensor histidine kinase gives MTEVLRSSGSLRRRLMVTLIGGAAVLAVLVFLLLRGYATAVAQQSQDAILGASVTSILDAALIRDGALELDIPYAAFSMLTTQQDDRIFYEIQQDDTHLSGYEGLSPPFPRMKLQDIQTLQFQGSQVRRVTNRRWLIAEDNRTLITVSVAQTQDAMAGTLADISRNAALFGGGFFVLATLLALWASSTTIRPLRALGQSVARRGPQDLTPFSKPVPSEMQPLVGALNSLMGRLDQSLNRSEDFIAEAAHRVRTPLATVRSYAEATLQRVDREENRQALRSMVRAIDESSRAAGQLLDHAMITFRADHLERQQLDLGELVAELVRGLTPIADMKDLFLRIHQDGPVTCTGDPILLQNAVRNVIDNALKYSPAESVVEITLTASPQVIICDEGPGFPPDEIDTLATRFQRGGNAKGTIGSGLGLTIAQDVAVAHGGALKLENRPEGGACVTLSL, from the coding sequence ATGACTGAGGTTTTACGCAGCTCCGGTTCTTTGCGACGCCGCCTGATGGTGACGCTGATCGGCGGGGCGGCGGTGCTGGCCGTGCTGGTCTTCCTGCTGCTGCGCGGCTACGCCACGGCGGTTGCGCAGCAAAGCCAGGACGCGATCCTTGGGGCCTCCGTCACGTCGATCCTCGACGCCGCGCTGATCCGCGACGGCGCGCTGGAACTCGACATTCCCTATGCCGCCTTTTCGATGCTGACGACGCAGCAGGACGACCGAATTTTCTACGAAATTCAACAAGATGACACGCATCTTTCAGGCTATGAAGGGCTGTCGCCGCCCTTTCCGCGAATGAAGCTGCAAGACATCCAGACGCTGCAATTTCAAGGCTCACAGGTACGCCGGGTCACCAACAGGCGCTGGCTGATTGCCGAGGACAACCGAACGCTGATCACCGTCTCGGTCGCTCAGACACAGGACGCCATGGCGGGCACTTTGGCGGATATCTCTCGCAATGCCGCGCTGTTTGGTGGTGGGTTCTTCGTGCTGGCAACGCTGCTGGCGCTCTGGGCCAGCTCGACCACGATCCGCCCCCTGCGCGCGCTTGGCCAATCGGTGGCACGGCGCGGCCCGCAGGACCTGACGCCCTTCTCCAAACCCGTGCCGTCCGAAATGCAGCCGCTGGTGGGCGCGCTGAACTCGCTGATGGGCCGGCTCGACCAGTCGCTCAACCGCTCGGAGGATTTCATCGCCGAGGCCGCCCACCGGGTGCGCACGCCGCTGGCCACCGTGCGCTCCTATGCGGAAGCCACGTTGCAGCGCGTCGACCGGGAAGAGAACCGCCAGGCGCTGCGATCCATGGTGCGCGCGATTGACGAAAGCTCACGGGCGGCGGGCCAGCTGTTGGATCATGCGATGATCACATTCCGCGCCGATCATCTGGAACGCCAGCAGCTTGATCTGGGCGAGCTGGTGGCCGAGCTGGTGCGCGGCCTGACCCCGATTGCCGACATGAAAGACCTGTTCTTGCGCATCCACCAGGATGGCCCTGTCACCTGCACGGGCGACCCGATCCTGCTGCAAAACGCGGTGCGCAATGTGATCGACAACGCCTTGAAATACTCGCCCGCCGAAAGCGTCGTGGAGATCACGCTCACCGCCTCACCGCAGGTCATCATCTGTGACGAAGGCCCCGGCTTTCCGCCCGACGAAATCGACACGCTCGCCACGCGGTTCCAGCGCGGCGGCAACGCGAAAGGCACGATCGGCTCTGGCCTTGGCCTGACCATCGCCCAGGACGTGGCGGTGGCCCATGGCGGCGCGCTGAAGCTCGAGAACCGACCGGAGGGCGGCGCATGCGTTACCTTATCGCTTTGA
- a CDS encoding ABC transporter substrate-binding protein, whose translation MRYLIALILWLLPALAGAQEWEDRQVFGDAPAPLRVLSSTDTSFFAPIIEGYLTANPGTAVEYLVTGTADLNTRFRADPAAFDLVISSAMDLQLKLANDGFGARIEELDHPDWAEWRQTLFAFTSEPAAIVINRAAFTGHDIPQTRQELIQSLRARPEVFRGRVGTYDVRQSGLGYLFATQDARASETYWRLMEVMGALDAKLYCCSGEMIDELADGRLAVAYNVLGSYAQARQAETPGLEIILPQDFPTTMMRSALISRDAPQPARAEAFLRHLLGPGIRAAPLPALTGELGQSTITLAPALMTYLDTLKRRTFLTEWENAIIQRQ comes from the coding sequence ATGCGTTACCTTATCGCTTTGATCCTGTGGCTCCTGCCCGCGCTCGCGGGCGCACAGGAGTGGGAGGACCGACAGGTCTTCGGCGACGCGCCCGCCCCGCTCAGGGTTCTGTCCAGCACCGATACGTCTTTCTTTGCCCCGATCATCGAGGGCTATCTCACCGCCAACCCCGGCACGGCCGTGGAGTATCTGGTGACCGGCACCGCCGATCTGAACACCCGGTTTCGCGCGGACCCGGCCGCCTTCGATCTGGTGATTTCCAGCGCGATGGATCTGCAGTTGAAGCTCGCCAATGACGGCTTCGGCGCGCGCATCGAAGAGCTGGACCATCCTGATTGGGCCGAATGGCGCCAGACGCTTTTCGCCTTCACGTCGGAGCCCGCAGCAATCGTCATCAACCGCGCGGCCTTCACCGGCCACGATATCCCGCAGACCCGGCAAGAGCTGATCCAGTCCCTGCGCGCCCGACCAGAGGTGTTTCGCGGGCGCGTGGGCACCTATGACGTGCGGCAATCGGGGCTGGGCTACTTGTTTGCGACGCAGGATGCCCGCGCATCGGAGACCTACTGGCGGCTGATGGAGGTCATGGGCGCGCTCGACGCAAAGCTTTACTGCTGCTCCGGCGAGATGATCGACGAGCTGGCCGATGGGCGTCTCGCCGTGGCCTACAATGTGCTGGGCAGCTACGCGCAGGCGCGCCAGGCCGAGACGCCGGGGCTCGAGATCATCCTGCCGCAGGATTTCCCTACAACGATGATGCGCAGCGCGCTGATCTCCCGCGATGCGCCGCAGCCCGCGCGGGCCGAGGCCTTTCTGCGCCACCTGCTCGGCCCGGGCATCCGTGCAGCCCCGCTGCCCGCCCTGACGGGGGAGCTGGGCCAATCCACGATCACGCTGGCGCCTGCGCTGATGACCTATCTGGACACGCTCAAGCGACGCACGTTTCTCACGGAATGGGAAAACGCGATCATCCAGCGGCAATGA
- a CDS encoding alanyl-tRNA editing protein — protein sequence MTKLLFREDAYLKEAPGVVVSRTDLGVVLDASVFYPTGGGQPGDAGRLSWDGGMCQIVDTRKGEGDAVVLILAEGATWPEVGTQVTQTLDWDRRFGHMRVHTALHLLSVVIPIGVTGGQIGTEKGRLDFDMPEPPADKVALEETLNALIARNLEVSESWITDAELEANPGLVKTLSVQPPKGAGRVRLVRIGTDDEQVDLQPCGGTHVARTGEIGRVRIGKIENKGRGNRRVNLHLDG from the coding sequence ATGACCAAGCTATTGTTTCGTGAGGATGCGTATCTGAAAGAGGCGCCCGGCGTCGTTGTCTCCCGTACCGATCTGGGCGTCGTTCTGGATGCGAGCGTGTTTTATCCCACCGGCGGCGGCCAGCCCGGCGATGCGGGCCGTCTGAGCTGGGACGGCGGGATGTGTCAGATCGTCGACACCCGCAAGGGGGAAGGTGATGCGGTGGTGCTGATCCTCGCCGAGGGCGCAACTTGGCCCGAGGTTGGCACGCAGGTCACCCAAACCCTCGACTGGGACCGCCGCTTTGGCCACATGCGCGTGCACACGGCGCTGCATCTGCTGTCCGTCGTGATCCCCATTGGGGTCACCGGCGGGCAGATCGGGACGGAGAAGGGACGGCTGGATTTCGACATGCCGGAACCGCCGGCGGACAAGGTCGCGCTGGAGGAGACGCTGAACGCGTTGATCGCCCGCAATCTGGAGGTCTCCGAAAGCTGGATCACCGATGCGGAGCTGGAGGCGAACCCCGGCCTTGTCAAAACCCTGTCCGTGCAGCCGCCCAAGGGGGCAGGCCGCGTCCGGCTGGTGCGCATCGGCACGGATGACGAGCAGGTGGACCTGCAACCTTGCGGTGGTACCCATGTGGCGCGCACGGGCGAGATCGGGCGCGTGCGGATCGGCAAGATCGAGAATAAAGGCCGTGGCAACCGCCGCGTGAACCTGCATCTGGACGGCTGA
- a CDS encoding DUF3772 domain-containing protein — translation MLAILRLCLLALSLALAVGVPSVAMAQAVAGPDGAPDYAAWESNATRANDVLITDRASTETLERLRGQLVSWREMFLRRQGANGDQIATVRSQIDALGPVPAEGESEAEDIAERRAALNEELDQLTAPVRRAEEAYARADGLIARLDATVRDRQTNQILELNPTPLNPALWPEAAFSVADLGGRLTSELSSNYASPVKAETLKGKAPLLIIMVVVGLTLVLRGAAWVERAMAHFRGDTESSGPRLRVGVFIVSLATLILPIAGMLLVIEAADQSQLLGQVGTTLLEILTGVVLVVYAARWLGRQLAPPSFPPQAVLTLSDGQNLQFRLLTNLGGFLFSANLAVSALLDQRLISETAASVLGLPLIVLAGLFLFRIAQLMVSSAKAAAAEANAAKEANGDTTPDGPSGLVMRYLGRGARLVAIAGPLLAAIGYTFAGNALVFSTYMTLALLAVVAILQRFVRDLYASFRGEAAGSEGLIPVLLGFAIALLALPVLALIWGARVTDLSEVWSLIAAGVPIGESRISPVDFLKFALVFAGLYALTRLFQGTLKAQVLPRTNLDTGGRNAIVAGTGYVGIFLAALIAITSAGIDLSSLAIVAGALSVGIGFGLQTIVSNFVSGIILLIERPISEGDWIEVSGTMGVVKKISVRATQVETFDRRDVIVPNADLISTSVTNWTKGNLTGRIIVPVGVAYGTDTRKVEAILKEIVEAEPLVILNPPPSVLFMGFGADSLDFEIRAVLRDVNYVMAVPSEMRHTIAKRFKEEGIEIPFAQRDVWLRNPETLRAVQDDDPPPEPQGPAPEEPQTT, via the coding sequence ATGCTGGCCATCCTGCGCCTGTGTCTTTTGGCCCTCTCGCTGGCTTTGGCCGTTGGGGTGCCATCTGTTGCCATGGCGCAGGCCGTCGCGGGACCGGACGGCGCGCCGGATTACGCGGCGTGGGAAAGCAACGCGACACGCGCCAATGACGTGCTCATCACCGACCGCGCGTCGACCGAAACGCTTGAGCGGCTGCGCGGGCAACTGGTGTCGTGGCGCGAGATGTTCCTGCGCCGCCAAGGGGCCAATGGCGACCAGATCGCCACCGTGCGCAGCCAGATCGACGCGCTTGGACCTGTGCCCGCAGAGGGTGAGAGCGAAGCAGAAGACATCGCCGAACGCCGCGCCGCGCTGAACGAAGAACTTGACCAGCTGACCGCTCCGGTGCGCCGGGCCGAAGAGGCCTATGCGCGCGCCGACGGGCTGATCGCGCGGCTCGACGCCACGGTGCGTGACCGCCAGACAAACCAGATACTGGAGCTGAACCCGACGCCGCTCAATCCCGCACTTTGGCCGGAAGCGGCGTTCTCGGTGGCCGATCTGGGCGGTCGGCTGACCTCTGAGCTGTCGTCCAATTATGCCTCGCCGGTGAAGGCAGAGACGCTAAAGGGCAAAGCGCCGCTCTTGATCATCATGGTGGTCGTGGGCCTGACGCTCGTGCTGCGCGGCGCGGCCTGGGTCGAGCGGGCCATGGCGCATTTCCGGGGCGATACGGAAAGCTCCGGTCCGCGCCTGCGTGTGGGCGTGTTCATCGTCTCGCTGGCAACGCTGATCCTGCCGATCGCGGGGATGCTTCTGGTGATCGAGGCCGCCGATCAAAGCCAGCTTCTGGGGCAGGTGGGCACCACGCTGTTGGAGATCCTGACCGGGGTCGTCCTGGTCGTCTACGCTGCGCGCTGGCTTGGCCGTCAGCTGGCCCCGCCCAGCTTTCCGCCCCAGGCGGTGCTGACCCTGTCGGATGGCCAGAACCTGCAATTCCGCTTGCTCACCAACCTTGGCGGTTTCCTGTTCTCGGCCAATCTGGCGGTCAGCGCGCTGCTCGATCAGCGCCTGATCAGTGAGACTGCCGCCTCCGTTCTGGGCTTGCCGCTGATCGTTCTGGCTGGTTTGTTCCTATTCCGCATCGCGCAGCTCATGGTCAGCAGCGCCAAGGCCGCCGCTGCCGAAGCGAACGCCGCCAAGGAGGCAAATGGCGACACGACGCCTGACGGCCCCTCTGGCCTCGTCATGCGGTATCTGGGCCGTGGTGCGCGGCTGGTGGCAATCGCGGGTCCGCTTTTGGCGGCCATCGGCTACACGTTTGCGGGCAATGCGCTGGTCTTCTCGACCTACATGACGCTGGCGCTTCTGGCGGTCGTCGCGATCCTGCAGCGTTTCGTGCGCGATCTCTATGCAAGCTTCCGCGGCGAGGCGGCGGGCTCCGAAGGGTTGATCCCGGTGCTCTTGGGCTTCGCCATCGCGCTGCTGGCCCTGCCGGTGCTCGCGCTGATCTGGGGCGCGCGCGTCACCGATCTGAGCGAGGTCTGGTCCCTGATCGCCGCGGGTGTGCCTATCGGCGAAAGCCGCATCTCGCCCGTGGATTTCCTGAAATTCGCTCTGGTTTTCGCGGGCCTTTACGCGCTGACCCGCCTGTTCCAGGGCACGCTGAAGGCACAAGTGCTGCCGCGCACGAACCTTGATACCGGAGGGCGTAATGCCATCGTGGCGGGCACGGGCTATGTCGGCATCTTTCTGGCCGCGCTCATCGCGATCACCAGCGCGGGCATCGACCTGTCCTCGCTCGCCATCGTCGCAGGCGCGCTGTCGGTGGGCATCGGCTTTGGTCTGCAGACCATCGTGTCGAACTTCGTCTCGGGCATCATCTTGCTGATCGAGCGCCCGATTTCCGAGGGCGACTGGATCGAGGTCAGCGGCACCATGGGTGTGGTCAAGAAGATCTCCGTGCGCGCCACGCAGGTCGAGACGTTCGATCGCCGCGACGTGATCGTGCCCAACGCGGATCTGATCTCGACCTCCGTGACCAACTGGACCAAGGGCAATCTGACGGGGCGGATCATCGTACCGGTCGGCGTGGCTTACGGCACCGACACCCGCAAGGTGGAGGCGATCCTCAAAGAGATCGTCGAGGCGGAGCCGCTGGTGATCCTGAACCCGCCGCCCTCGGTGCTGTTCATGGGGTTTGGGGCGGATTCGCTCGACTTCGAGATCCGCGCGGTGCTGCGGGACGTGAACTACGTCATGGCCGTCCCGTCCGAGATGCGCCACACCATCGCCAAGCGCTTCAAAGAGGAAGGCATCGAGATCCCGTTCGCACAGCGCGATGTCTGGCTGCGCAACCCGGAGACGCTGCGCGCGGTGCAAGATGACGACCCACCGCCCGAGCCCCAGGGGCCCGCGCCAGAGGAGCCCCAGACCACATGA
- a CDS encoding cysteine synthase A, with amino-acid sequence MTIKTNLADLVGNTPLIRLNAASEATGCEILGKAEFMNPGQSVKDRPALYIIKDAVARGALKPGGTIVEGTAGNTGIGLALVGASMGFKTVIVIPETQSEEKKDMLRLAGAELVQVPAAPYRNPNNFVRYSERLAAELDKTEPNGAIWANQFDNVANRQAHVETTGPEVWEQTDGKVDGFICAVGSGGTLAGMAQALQPKGVKIGLADPMGAALYDWYTKGELTTEGGSIAEGIGQVRITKNLEGLTPDYTYQISDEEALPIVFDLLRDEGLCMGASSGVNIAGAIRMARDMGPGHTIVTILCDYGTRYQSKLWNPAFLREKGLPVPEWLDRPAQDMPSVFE; translated from the coding sequence ATGACCATCAAGACAAACCTCGCCGATCTTGTGGGCAACACGCCGCTGATCCGGCTCAACGCGGCGTCAGAGGCGACGGGCTGCGAGATCCTCGGCAAGGCTGAGTTCATGAACCCCGGCCAATCGGTCAAGGACCGCCCGGCGCTCTATATCATCAAGGACGCGGTTGCCCGCGGCGCGCTCAAGCCCGGCGGCACGATCGTCGAGGGCACGGCGGGCAACACCGGCATCGGGCTGGCGCTGGTGGGCGCGTCGATGGGCTTCAAGACCGTCATCGTCATCCCCGAGACGCAGAGCGAGGAAAAGAAGGATATGCTGCGGCTGGCAGGCGCGGAGCTGGTGCAGGTACCGGCGGCACCCTACCGCAACCCCAACAATTTCGTGCGCTATTCCGAGCGGCTCGCGGCCGAGCTCGACAAGACCGAGCCCAACGGCGCGATCTGGGCCAATCAGTTCGACAATGTCGCCAACCGGCAGGCCCATGTGGAAACCACCGGCCCCGAGGTCTGGGAGCAGACCGACGGCAAGGTCGACGGCTTCATCTGCGCGGTGGGCTCCGGCGGCACGCTGGCAGGCATGGCGCAGGCGCTGCAGCCCAAGGGCGTGAAGATCGGTCTCGCCGATCCGATGGGCGCGGCCTTGTATGATTGGTACACTAAAGGCGAGCTGACGACCGAAGGCGGCTCCATCGCCGAGGGGATCGGGCAGGTGCGCATCACCAAGAACCTCGAAGGGCTCACGCCGGACTACACCTACCAGATCAGCGATGAAGAGGCGTTGCCGATTGTGTTTGATCTGCTGCGCGACGAGGGGCTGTGCATGGGCGCGTCATCGGGCGTGAACATCGCGGGCGCGATCCGCATGGCCCGCGACATGGGGCCGGGCCACACCATCGTGACGATTCTGTGTGACTACGGCACCCGCTACCAGTCGAAGCTGTGGAACCCCGCCTTCCTGCGCGAGAAGGGGCTGCCGGTGCCAGAGTGGCTCGACCGCCCAGCGCAGGACATGCCGTCCGTTTTCGAGTAG